In Camelina sativa cultivar DH55 chromosome 16, Cs, whole genome shotgun sequence, a single window of DNA contains:
- the LOC104751723 gene encoding RNA-binding protein 24-like isoform X2, whose translation MSQTSYYRSPFGDTTYTKVFVGGLAWETPTEEMRRYFDQFGEILEAVIITDKNTGKSKGYGFVTFREADSATRAVADPNPVIDGRKANCNIASFGRPRPSPPRGRGQTGSPSQYQSGAPSAYTGMAAPLPPAAAGQLMYPSYGYTYNPDQFGYHQQALYNTQLQQAQYYQQQQQLYGGGATSPSSSGATIMPSPYYYGYSLQAPRVPYQHHHHLPQPYNHHQRFSSPSFFVYPSNSSFAPPLQGLLSSSTESEAVPQQQVSTSSAEGEATTTAPEITASSNTKEPISKL comes from the exons atgtctCAAACGAGCTATTACCGATCACCGTTCGGAGACACGACTTACACCAAAGTGTTCGTTGGAGGATTAGCATGGGAAACTCCTACGGAAGAAATGCGTCGTTACTTCGATCAGTTCGGGGAGATTCTTGAAGCCGTCATCATCACCGATAAAAACACCGGCAAATCTAAAGGCTACGGATTC GTGACCTTCCGGGAGGCAGATTCTGCGACAAGAGCCGTCGCTGATCCAAATCCGGTGATCGATGGGAGAAAAGCTAATTGTAATATTGCATCTTTTGGACGGCCTAGACCATCGCCGCCTCGAG GACGAGGACAAACAGGAAGTCCGAGTCAATACCAAAGTGGAGCACCATCAGCCTATACGGGGATGGCTGCACCGCTGCCACCGGCTGCAGCTGGCCAGCTCATGTATCCGTCCTACGG gtacaCCTATAACCCTGATCAGTTTGGGTACCACCAA CAGGCACTGTACAACACACAGTTGCAGCAAGCTCAGTACTatcagcagcaacagcaacTATATGGAGGGGGAgcaacatcaccatcatcatcaggaGCAACCATCATGCCTTCTCCTTACTATTACGGATATTCTCTTCAAGCCCCTAGAGTACCataccaacatcatcatcatcttcctcaaccatataatcatcatcaacggttttcttctccttctttcttcgTTTACCCATCCAATTCCTCTTTTGCCCCTCCTCTCCAAGGACTACTCTCTTCTTCCACCG AATCTGAAGCAGTACCACAACAACAAGTATCAACATCATCAGCAGAAGGCGAAGCAACAACAACTGCTCCTGAAATTACAGCCAGCAGCAACACCAAAGAACCTATTTCAA AGCTATGA
- the LOC104751723 gene encoding RNA-binding protein 24-like isoform X3 has translation MSQTSYYRSPFGDTTYTKVFVGGLAWETPTEEMRRYFDQFGEILEAVIITDKNTGKSKGYGFVTFREADSATRAVADPNPVIDGRKANCNIASFGRPRPSPPRGRGQTGSPSQYQSGAPSAYTGMAAPLPPAAAGQLMYPSYGYTYNPDQFGYHQALYNTQLQQAQYYQQQQQLYGGGATSPSSSGATIMPSPYYYGYSLQAPRVPYQHHHHLPQPYNHHQRFSSPSFFVYPSNSSFAPPLQGLLSSSTESEAVPQQQVSTSSAEGEATTTAPEITASSNTKEPISSS, from the exons atgtctCAAACGAGCTATTACCGATCACCGTTCGGAGACACGACTTACACCAAAGTGTTCGTTGGAGGATTAGCATGGGAAACTCCTACGGAAGAAATGCGTCGTTACTTCGATCAGTTCGGGGAGATTCTTGAAGCCGTCATCATCACCGATAAAAACACCGGCAAATCTAAAGGCTACGGATTC GTGACCTTCCGGGAGGCAGATTCTGCGACAAGAGCCGTCGCTGATCCAAATCCGGTGATCGATGGGAGAAAAGCTAATTGTAATATTGCATCTTTTGGACGGCCTAGACCATCGCCGCCTCGAG GACGAGGACAAACAGGAAGTCCGAGTCAATACCAAAGTGGAGCACCATCAGCCTATACGGGGATGGCTGCACCGCTGCCACCGGCTGCAGCTGGCCAGCTCATGTATCCGTCCTACGG gtacaCCTATAACCCTGATCAGTTTGGGTACCACCAA GCACTGTACAACACACAGTTGCAGCAAGCTCAGTACTatcagcagcaacagcaacTATATGGAGGGGGAgcaacatcaccatcatcatcaggaGCAACCATCATGCCTTCTCCTTACTATTACGGATATTCTCTTCAAGCCCCTAGAGTACCataccaacatcatcatcatcttcctcaaccatataatcatcatcaacggttttcttctccttctttcttcgTTTACCCATCCAATTCCTCTTTTGCCCCTCCTCTCCAAGGACTACTCTCTTCTTCCACCG AATCTGAAGCAGTACCACAACAACAAGTATCAACATCATCAGCAGAAGGCGAAGCAACAACAACTGCTCCTGAAATTACAGCCAGCAGCAACACCAAAGAACCTATTTCAAGTTCTtga
- the LOC104751721 gene encoding probable pectin methyltransferase QUA2, giving the protein MSMPLQRGISGVRVSDSSDDLRDSQMKDKTDKEDLIRGRSTTDSHLTLRFPFAFLFTSNHKHGGDNAFPPDPYTARTRHRLMLMFLKISLVLIVVFALAGSFWWTISISTSSRGHVYHNYRRLQEQLVSDLLDIEEISLGPNRWKDLDYCNIDDSENFVPCFNASENLALGYSNGDEIDRFCGPGSKQECLVLPPVKYRVPLRWPTGKDVIWLANVKINAQEVVSSGSITKRMMMMEDDQISFRSASLMSDEVEDYSHQIAQMIGIKNDNFIEAGVRTILDIGCGYGSFGAHLLSKQLLTMCIANYEASGSQVQLTLERGLPAMIGSFISKQLPYPSLSFDMLHCLRCGIDWDQKDGLLLVEVDRVLKPGGYFVWTSPLTNARSKENLKRWNFIHDFAESICWTILPQQDETVVWRKTIKTKCYSSRKPGVGPSVCTKGHDVESPYYRPLQMCIGGTRSRRWIPIEGRTRWPSRSNMNKTELSLYGLHPEVLGEDAENWKITVREYWSLLSPLIFSDHPKRPGDEDPSPPYNMLRNVLDMNAQYGGLNSALLEAKKSVWVMNVVPTAGPNHLPMILDRGLVGVLHDWCEPFPTYPRTYDLVHADNLLSLQTTQRRRSPCSLMAIFTEIDRLLRPEGWVIIRDTALLVEKARAMITQLKWEARVIEVESSSEQRLLICQKPLTKRQQSL; this is encoded by the exons atgtcgATGCCACTACAGCGTGGCATCTCTGGAGTACGAGTTTCTGATAGCAGTGATGATCTAAGAGACTCTCAAATGAAAGACAAAACTGATAAAGAAGATTTGATTCGTGGTCGTTCTACTACAGATTCCCACTTAACCTTGAGGTTTCCTTTTGCTTTCCTCTTTACTAGTAACCACAAGCACGGCGGCGATAACGCTTTCCCTCCTGATCCTTATACTGCAAGGACCAGACACAGATTGATGCTCATGTTTCTTAAGATCAGTTTGGTTCTTATTGTTGTTTTTGCTCTTGCTGGATCTTTCTGGTGGACCATTTCTATTTCCACTTCTTCCAGAGGTCATGTATATCACAACTATAGGAGGTTACAGGAGCAGCTTGTTTCTGACTTGTTGGATATTGAGGAGATTTCTCTTGGTCCTAATCGGTGGAAGGACTTGGATTACTGTAATATAGATGATTCTGAGAATTTTGTTCCTTGCTTTAATGCTTCTGAGAATCTTGCTCTTGGTTACTCCAACGGTGATGAGATTGATCGCTTTTGTGGCCCTGGATCAAAGCAAGAATGTTTGGTTTTGCCACCGGTGAAATATCGTGTTCCTCTTAGGTGGCCCACTGGTAAAGATGTCATCTGGTTAGCTAATGTTAAGATTAATGCTCAAGAAGTTGTCTCTTCTGGTAGTATAACCAAGAG aatgatgatgatggaagaTGACCAGATATCTTTTCGTTCAGCATCTCTTATGTCTGATGAGGTTGAAGATTATTCCCATCAGATCGCCCAAATGATTGGGATTAAAAATGATAACTTCATAGAAGCTGGT GTGAGAACTATCTTGGATATTGGATGTGGTTATGGTAGCTTTGGTGCACATCTACTCTCCAAACAACTTTTAACCATGTGCATAGCAAACTACGAAGCCTCGGGTAGCCAAGTTCAGCTAACCCTCGAAAGGGGTCTCCCTGCAATGATTGGTTCTTTTATATCAAAGCAATTGCCATATCCTTCTCTTTCCTTTGATATGTTGCATTGCTTAAGATGTGGCATTGATTGGGACCAGAAAG ATGGCCTTCTCCTTGTGGAAGTCGACAGGGTTCTGAAACCCGGAGGTTACTTTGTTTGGACATCTCCGCTCACAAACGCTCGTAGCAAAGAGAATCTTAAAAGATGGAACTTTATTCATGATTTTGCTGAAAGCATCTGTTGGACTATTTTACCTCAGCAAGACGAAACAGTTGTCTGGAGAAAGacaatcaaaaccaaatgtTATAGTTCCCG GAAACCTGGGGTAGGCCCTTCTGTGTGTACCAAAGGGCACGACGTTGAGTCTCCTTATTACAGGCCACTTCAGATGTGTATTGGTGGAACACGTAGCCGGAGGTGGATTCCCATTGAAGGCAGGACAAGATGGCCTAGCCGATCTAACATGAACAAGACTGAACTTTCACTATATG GTCTTCACCCCGAGGTGCTTGGAGAGGATGCTGAGAACTGGAAAATAACAGTAAGAGAATACTGGTCTCTCTTGTCTCCTCTGATATTCTCTGATCATCCCAAGAGACCAGGCGATGAAGATCCATCACCGCCTTACAACATGCTCAGAAACGTATTGGATATGAACGCTCAATACGGTGGTCTCAATTCCGCATTGTTGGAAGCAAAGAAATCAGTATGGGTGATGAACGTGGTCCCAACAGCTGGACCTAACCACCTCCCCATGATCCTTGACCGTGGCTTAGTCGGAGTTTTGCACGACTG GTGTGAGCCATTCCCGACTTACCCGAGAACATATGATCTGGTGCACGCAGACAATCTCTTGTCGCTTCAGACAACTCAGCGCCGCAGAAGTCCATGTTCGCTCATGGCTATCTTCACAGAGATTGACAGATTACTTCGTCCAGAG GGATGGGTGATCATCCGTGACACGGCACTTCTGGTGGAAAAGGCGAGAGCTATGATAACGCAGTTGAAGTGGGAGGCTCGAGTGATAGAGGTTGAAAGCAGCAGTGAACAGAGACTTCTCATCTGCCAAAAGCCTTTGACCAAAAGACAACAATCactctaa
- the LOC104751725 gene encoding F-box protein At1g78280 — protein sequence MTTLGQRDRRPEALGSLSVLPDETICVLLEYLAPRDIAHLACVSSVMYILCNEEPLWMSLCLRRAKGPLDYKGSWKKTTLHLEGVAPENEAYKRPLHFDGFNSLYLYKRFYRCNTSLDGFSFDDGNVERRRDISLDEFSKEYDAKKPVLLSGLADSWPASNTWTVDQLVEKYGEVPFRISQRSPNKISMKFKDYISYMKLQRDEDPLYVFDDKFGDAAPELLKDYSVPHLFQEDWFEILDKESRPPYRWLIVGPERSGASWHVDPALTSAWNTLLCGRKRWALYPPGKVPLGVTVHVNEDDGDVSIDTPSSLQWWLDYYPLLADEDKPIECTLLAGETIYVPSGWWHCILNLEPTVAVTQNFVNKENFGYVCLDMAPGYHHKGVCRAGLLALDDGNSEDSENETHDEDDNTLSYSDLTRKEKRTRMNGGTGTEKHKENANGLSKRYNMWKNGFSYDIDFLASFLDKERDHYNFPWSMGNSVGQREMRAWLSKLWVLKPEMRELIWKGACIALNAEKWLRCLEEVCTFHNLPSVTEEEKLPVGTGSNPVYLFSDYAIKLFVEGGLEQSMYGLGTELEFYDILGRADSPLKSHIPDVLASGILFFENGSYKVVPWDGKRIPDIISSSNVDFDASMLNSEFPFGIWNKTLREHRNQGKPAPDSFGTLSSHVWPYIITKRCKGKIFAQLRDDLTWNDAQNLASFLGQQLRNLHLLPYPPVTCPELLNVNAVHEELNIPAEWKVFVDALSQKKKDVTSRLENWGNPIPRALMNSIDEYIPDEFFVDLLNVFKDTNGGDEIKPCTWIHSDVMDDNIHMEPYADDSVDGQQKSWRPSHILDFSDLSIGDPIYDLIPIYLDVFRGDTDLFKKLLESYGLPLIRSRSPENVTTKSTDSSTRKKVLRPSYRTMCYCILHEENVLGAMFSIWDELRTAESWEQVEQTVWNLLNNY from the exons ATGACGACGTTGGGACAGAGAGATCGTCGACCAGAGGCTCTCGGTAGTCTCAGTGTCCTCCCAGATGAAACCATCTGTGTTCTTCTCGAATACCTTGCTCCCCGAGACATCGCTCACCTCGCTTGCGTCAGCAG TGTTATGTATATTCTGTGTAACGAAGAACCATTATGGATGAGCTTGTGTCTCAGAAGAGCTAAAGGTCCTCTTGACTACAAAGGTTCTTGGAAAAAAACTACATTGCATCT AGAAGGAGTTGCTCCAGAAAATGAGGCATACAAGAGACCTTTGCATTTTGATG GATTCAATTCGTTGTACTTGTATAAACGATTCTATAGGTGTAATACATCTCTTGATGGGTTCTCTTTTGATGATGGCAATGTGGAACGTAGGAGAGATATCTCTTTGGATGAGTTTTCCAAGGAATACGACGCCAAGAAACCT GTTTTGCTTTCTGGCCTTGCTGATTCTTGGCCAGCCAGTAATACGTGGACGGTCGACCAACTAGTAGAGAAATATGGTGAAGTCCCGTTTAGAATATCTCAGAGGAGTCCCAACAAAATCTCCATGAAGTTTAAGGATTACATCTCATATATGAAACTCCAGCGGGATGAAGATCCTCTATACGTTTTTGACGACAAG TTCGGAGATGCTGCTCCTGAATTATTGAAAGACTATAGTGTGCCTCATTTGTTTCAAGAAGATTGGTTTGAGATCTTAGACAAAGAAAGTCGTCCACCATACAGATGGCTTATAGTTGGTCCGGAGAGGTCTGGTGCATCTTGGCATGTCGATCCAGCTCTTACCAGTGCCTGGAATACCCTGCTTTGTGGCCGGAAAAG GTGGGCATTGTATCCCCCTGGAAAAGTGCCTCTAGGTGTTACAGTTCATGtaaatgaagatgatggtgatgtcAGTATCGATACCCCCTCATCTCTGCAG TGGTGGCTAGACTATTATCCCCTCCTTGCGGACGAAGACAAACCGATTGAGTGCACACTACTAGCTGGCGAAACGATTTATGTTCCAAGTGGTTGGTGGCACTGTATCCTTAATCTTGAACCAACAGTGGCTGTTACCCAGAATTTTGTGAACAAAGAAAACTTCGGGTACGTGTGTTTGGATATGGCGCCTGGTTACCATCACAAAGGGGTTTGTCGTGCTGGCCTTCTTGCTCTTGATGATGGAAATTCTGAAGATTCAGAAAACGAAACACACGATGAAGACGACAATACTTTGAGCTACTCAGACCTTACcaggaaagagaagagaacacGAATGAATGGAGGGACAGGCACTGAAAAACACAAAGAGAATGCGAATGGATTATCGAAGAGATACAATATGTGGAAGAATGGATTCTCGTATGATATTGATTTCCTTGCCTCGTTTCTTGATAAAGAAAGAGACCATTACAATTTCCCCTGGTCTATGGGAAACTCTGTAGGTCAACGAGAAATGAGAGCCTGGCTATCCAAGCTCTGGGTTCTGAAGCCTGAGATGAGAGAACTAATATGGAAG GGAGCATGCATTGCTTTAAATGCTGAGAAATGGTTGCGATGTCTAGAGGAAGTATGCACTTTCCACAACCTGCCGTCAGTTACCGAAGAAGAAAAGCTTCCAGTTGGAACTGGCAGTAACCCT GTTTATCTGTTCTCTGACTACGCCATTAAATTGTTTGTTGAAGGAGGGCTGGAACAATCTATGTACGGTCTTGGAACTGAG CTTGAGTTTTATGACATTCTTGGCCGGGCTGATTCTCCTTTGAAATCACATATTCCTGATGTTCTAGCAAGCGGGATTCTTTTCTTCGAAAACGGATCTTACAAAGTTGTCCCTTGGGATGGCAAGAGAATCCCAGACATAATCTCTAGCTCCAATGTGGATTTTGACGCATCAATGTTGAACAGCGAATTTCCATTTGGAATTTGGAACAAAACGCTACGTGAACATAGAAACCAGGGGAAGCCAGCACCCGATTCTTTTGGTACATTGAGTTCACATGTTTGGCcgtatattataacaaaaagatgcaaaGGGAAGATATTTGCCCAATT AAGAGATGATCTGACGTGGAACGATGCTCAGAACTTGGCCTCCTTTCTGGGACAACAACTACGCAACCTTCATCTATTGCCGTATCCACCAGTCACTTGTCCTGAGTTGTTGAATGTAAATGCTGTTCATGAGGAGTTGAATATTCCAGCAGAATGGAAAGTTTTTGTCGATGCTCTGtcccaaaagaagaaagacGTGACTAGCCGTCTGGAAAACTG GGGAAATCCTATTCCGCGGGCTCTGATGAACAGTATAGACGAATACATTCCTGATGAATTTTTTGTAGATTTACTCAATGTTTTCAAG GACACAAATGGTGGAGACGAAATCAAGCCCTGCACCTGGATACATTCAGACGTCATGGATGACAACATTCATATGGAACCGTACGCAGATGATTCAGTTGATGGCCAACAAAAGTCATGGCGTCCCAGTCATATTCTAGACTTCAGCGATTTATCCATTG GAGATCCCATCTACGACTTAATACCAATATACTTGGACGTCTTCAGAGGAGACACTGATCTTTTCAAGAAGCTTCTAGAGAGTTACGGGCTTCCATTAATCAGAAGTAGGTCACCGGAGAATGTAACTACAAAATCAACAGACAGTAGTACAAGGAAGAAAGTATTGCGTCCGTCCTACCGCACAAT GTGTTACTGTATATTACATGAAGAGAATGTGTTGGGTGCAATGTTCAGTATTTGGGATGAACTTCGGACAGCTGAATCATGGGAGCAAGTTGAGCAAACTGTTTGGAATCTACTTAACAACTACTGa
- the LOC104751720 gene encoding uncharacterized protein LOC104751720, translating into MKMLHCFAGLINRKKHKGNSKPLPPKTQRILQIRLEEPVKPLENDEPNIAGYDKDSPIKQESYDGEDERDDKDSTDREFPKFEDQERARAVQSLKSKEIVKEVTDTSENGDDDDEEGGHVSDPGLGRATAWVASPKLKRSCSTLSKFNGRFQGSDLHDLRETVPVGTGSVRSHRSADRVMLKKHSSMQILPSGSRRLWWKLFLWSHRNLHKHRVSLKSQPLNKNHQSGYTSDFAEHNQSSHDEESTNNCAEFTNQSSNLWPRHNQWVAFSAESSSMKRVDEWVRGLDIEATVLLDNEDKNVLASFPTSPNTERSPSRNVVQSGNVTEAIVHANSLIQSLSKSSSVAHISSIGLKAIPSISHFTSLKSIDLSNNFIVQITPASLPKGLHALNLSKNKISVIEGLRDLSRLRVLDLSYNRISRIGQGLSNCTLIKELYLAGNKISNVEGLHRLLKLIVLDLSFNKIATTKAIGQLVANYNSLVALNILGNPIQNNIGEDQLRKTVSGLLPKLVYLNKQLIKPQRAREVLKDSVARAAFGGGDSLHHRRKRTSTKKAVGTASPSIHHRGNIGKGRGSKSRRSQHQLRKTSAAETPSH; encoded by the exons ATGAAGATGTTACACTGCTTTGCTGGATTGATCAATAGGAAGAAACATAAG GGGAATTCAAAACCTCTGCCACCGAAAACACAGAGAATCCTTCAGATCAGGCTGGAGGAGCCAGTGAAGCCTCTGGAGAATGACGAGCCTAACATCGCAGGTTACGACAAGGACAGTCCTATCAAGCAAGAGTCTTATGACGGCGAAGATGAACGCGACGACAAGGATTCAACGGACCGTGAGTTTCCTAAATTCGAAGATCAAGAACGAGCCAGAGCTGTTCAATCTCTTAAAAGCAAGGAGATTGTCAAGGAAGTAACAGATACTTCTGaaaatggtgatgatgatgatgaggaaggtGGACACGTTAGTGATCCAGGATTAGGCAGAGCCACGGCTTGGGTAGCTTCTCCTAAGCTTAAACGATCCTGCTCCACCCTCAGCAAGTTCAATGGCCGGTTCCAAGGTTCTGATCTCCATGACCTAAGAGAGACCGTTCCGGTTGGTACTGGATCAGTGAGGTCTCATAGAAGTGCAGATAGAGTGATGCTCAAGAAACACTCGTCCATGCAAATACTTCCCTCTGGGAGCCGTCGGCTCTGGTGGAAGCTGTTCTTATGGAGCCATAGGAACCTTCACAAACACCGTGTTTCCTTAAAGTCACAGCCTTTGAACAAGAACCATCAGTCTGGATATACCTCTGACTTTGCTGAGCACAACCAATCGAGCCATGATGAAGAATCTACAAACAATTGCGCTGAGTTCACAAACCAATCATCAAACTTATGGCCTCGTCATAATCAGTGGGTAGCCTTCTCTGCTGAATCCTCTTCGATGAAACGAGTGGACGAGTGGGTAAGAGGCCTCGATATCGAAGCCACAGTTCTTCTAGACAACGAGGATAAGAATGTCTTGGCCAGCTTCCCTACTTCTCCTAATACAGAGAGATCACCCTCACGAAATGTAGTTCAGTCCGGTAATGTTACGGAGGCTATAGTGCATGCAAACAGCCTAATCCAATCGCTGAGCAAATCCTCGAGCGTGGCTCACATCTCGAGCATAGGCTTGAAAGCGATCCCAAGTATCTCACATTTCACCAGCCTCAAGTCCATTGATCTATCAAACAACTTCATAG TTCAAATTACTCCTGCATCACTTCCAAAGGGACTCCACGCATTGAACCTGTCCAAGAACAAGATCAGTGTTATCGAGGGACTGAGAGATTTGTCACGCCTAAGAGTGctcgatctcagttacaatcgtATTTCGCGCATAGGACAAG GTTTATCGAACTGTACACTGATCAAAGAACTATACCTCGCCGGGAACAAGATCAGCAATGTAGAAGGCTTACACAGATTGCTGAAACTCATTGTTCTTGATCTTAGCTTCAACAAGATCGCCACCACCAAAGCAATAGGCCAGCTCGTTGCCAACTACAACTCTCTCGTCGCTCTGAACATTCTTGGAAACCCGATTCAGAACAATATCGGTGAGGACCAGCTGCGTAAGACTGTCTCTGGCCTTCTCCCTAAGCTGGTTTATCTTAACAAGCAGCTCATTAAGCCACAACGAGCCAGGGAAGTTCTCAAAGATAGTGTAGCGAGAGCTGCGTTTGGTGGCGGAGATTCTTTGCACCACCGGCGCAAAAGAACATCCACCAAGAAAGCTGTGGGAACAGCCTCCCCTAGCATTCACCACCGAGGCAATATTGGAAAGGGACGTGGATCCAAAAGCAGAAGGAGCCAACATCAGCTAAGGAAAACTTCAGCTGCAGAGACACCATCACATTga
- the LOC104751724 gene encoding methylthioalkylmalate synthase 3, chloroplastic-like: protein MASPPLSPSRTIPTTAVARSVLPIGSSLPSVSLTRPYNKPTSCSLVSKNDAATSATVKPIVKRCAEYIPNKLPDSKYVRIFDTTLRDGEQSPGAALTPPQKIEIARQLAKLRVDIMEAGFPGSSEEEVETIKTIAKTVGNEVDEETGYVPVICGLSRCKDTDIKAAWEALQYAKRPRLGLFISTSDIHMKYKLKKTREEVIEMATTSIRFAKSLGFTDIQFGSEDGGRTDKDFLCKLLEVAIKEGAATVGFADTVGVNMPQEMAELVTYVKENTPGIENVIYGVHCHNDLGVATANTIAAICAGARHVEVTINGIGERSGNAPLEEVVMALKCRGPYVMDGVYTNIDTRQIMATSKMVQEHTGMYVQAHKPIVGDNCFVHESGIHQDGILKNRSTYEILSPEDIGIVKSKNSGLVLGKLSGRHAIKDRLKELGYDIGDEKLKDIFSRFRDLTKQKKRVTDDDLKALVV, encoded by the exons ATGGCTTCCCCACCTCTGTCACCTTCTCGTACGATCCCCACCACTGCGGTTGCCCGATCAGTGTTACCCATTGGATCTTCCTTGCCCTCTGTCAGCCTGACACGTCCATACAACAAGCCGACAAGCTGCTCCCTTGTGTCCAAAAATGATGCGGCAACTAGTGCTACTGTCAAACCTATCGTGAAACGGTGTGCAGAGTACATTCCGAACAAGCTACCCGACAGTAAATATGTGCGGATATTTGACACGACGCTCCGTGACGGGGAACAATCTCCCGGTGCAGCCCTTACTCCACCGCAAAAGATAGAGATTGCCCGGCAACTCGCTAAACTCCGAGTAGACATCATGGAAGCTGGTTTCCCGGGGTCTTCTGAGGAAGAGGTAGAAACCATCAAAACCATCGCCAAGACTGTTGGGAACGAG GTGGATGAGGAGACAGGTTACGTCCCGGTGATATGCGGCCTCTCACGATGCAAAGATACAGACATCAAGGCGGCTTGGGAGGCGTTGCAGTATGCGAAGAGGCCGAGGCTAGGCTTATTCATATCTACTAGTGACATTCACATGAAATATAAGTTGAAAAAGACTAGAGAAGAAGTTATCGAGATGGCCACGACTAGTATTAGGTTCGCTAAAAGCTTAGGCTTCACTGACATCCAATTCGGTTCCGAAGACGGCGGCAG AACGGATAAGGACTTTCTATGTAAGCTTTTGGAAGTAGCAATAAAAGAGGGTGCAGCTACGGTGGGCTTCGCGGACACGGTAGGGGTTAACATGCCGCAAGAAATGGCAGAACTAGTGACATATGTCAAAGAAAACACTCCTGGAATTGAAAATGTTATCTACGGTGTTCATTGTCACAACGACCTTGGTGTTGCTACCGCCAACACAATCGCT gccaTATGTGCCGGAGCAAGACATGTCGAAGTAACAATCAACGGAATAGGTGAAAGAAGTGGGAATGCGCCGCTTGAAGAG GTCGTGATGGCATTGAAATGTCGAGGACCATATGTGATGGATGGTGTTTACACAAATATAGACACACGCCAAATTATGGCTACTAGCAAGATG GTTCAAGAACATACCGGCATGTATGTTCAAGCACATAAGCCCATAGTTGGAGACAACTGCTTTGTTCATGAAAGCGGCATTCACCAG GACGGAATATTAAAAAATCGGAGTACATATGAGATTTTATCACCAGAAGATATTGGGATCGTCAAATCTAAAAATTCTGGCCTTGTTCTTGGAAAGCTTAG TGGACGCCATGCTATTAAAGATAGGCTAAAAGAG TTGGGATATGACATCGGTGATGAGAAGTTGAAGGACATCTTCTCACGATTCAGGGATTTAACCAAGCAGAAAAAG agaGTCACAGACGATGATTTGAAGGCACTGGTGGTGTGA
- the LOC104751723 gene encoding RNA-binding protein 24-like isoform X1 gives MSQTSYYRSPFGDTTYTKVFVGGLAWETPTEEMRRYFDQFGEILEAVIITDKNTGKSKGYGFVTFREADSATRAVADPNPVIDGRKANCNIASFGRPRPSPPRGRGQTGSPSQYQSGAPSAYTGMAAPLPPAAAGQLMYPSYGYTYNPDQFGYHQQALYNTQLQQAQYYQQQQQLYGGGATSPSSSGATIMPSPYYYGYSLQAPRVPYQHHHHLPQPYNHHQRFSSPSFFVYPSNSSFAPPLQGLLSSSTESEAVPQQQVSTSSAEGEATTTAPEITASSNTKEPISSS, from the exons atgtctCAAACGAGCTATTACCGATCACCGTTCGGAGACACGACTTACACCAAAGTGTTCGTTGGAGGATTAGCATGGGAAACTCCTACGGAAGAAATGCGTCGTTACTTCGATCAGTTCGGGGAGATTCTTGAAGCCGTCATCATCACCGATAAAAACACCGGCAAATCTAAAGGCTACGGATTC GTGACCTTCCGGGAGGCAGATTCTGCGACAAGAGCCGTCGCTGATCCAAATCCGGTGATCGATGGGAGAAAAGCTAATTGTAATATTGCATCTTTTGGACGGCCTAGACCATCGCCGCCTCGAG GACGAGGACAAACAGGAAGTCCGAGTCAATACCAAAGTGGAGCACCATCAGCCTATACGGGGATGGCTGCACCGCTGCCACCGGCTGCAGCTGGCCAGCTCATGTATCCGTCCTACGG gtacaCCTATAACCCTGATCAGTTTGGGTACCACCAA CAGGCACTGTACAACACACAGTTGCAGCAAGCTCAGTACTatcagcagcaacagcaacTATATGGAGGGGGAgcaacatcaccatcatcatcaggaGCAACCATCATGCCTTCTCCTTACTATTACGGATATTCTCTTCAAGCCCCTAGAGTACCataccaacatcatcatcatcttcctcaaccatataatcatcatcaacggttttcttctccttctttcttcgTTTACCCATCCAATTCCTCTTTTGCCCCTCCTCTCCAAGGACTACTCTCTTCTTCCACCG AATCTGAAGCAGTACCACAACAACAAGTATCAACATCATCAGCAGAAGGCGAAGCAACAACAACTGCTCCTGAAATTACAGCCAGCAGCAACACCAAAGAACCTATTTCAAGTTCTtga